The Oxalobacteraceae bacterium OTU3CINTB1 genome includes a window with the following:
- the alaS gene encoding alanine--tRNA ligase gives MKSSEIRDKFLKFFESKGHSIVRSSSLVPGNDPTLLLTNSGMVQFKDVFTGTDSRPYTRATSVQRCVRAGGKHNDLENVGYTARHHTFFEMLGNFSFGDYFKRDAINFAWELLTKVYGLPAEKLTVTVYMEDDEAYDIWANEVGVPKERIIRIGDNKGSRYASDNFWQMADTGPCGPCTEIFYDHGADIPGGPPGSPDEDGDRFIEIWNLVFMQFNRDEAGVMHKLPKPCVDTGMGMERLAAVLQHVHSNYEIDLFQALIKAAARETGATDLENKSLRVIADHIRASAFMIVDGVIPGSEGRAYVLRRIIRRALRHGHKLGQTKPFFYKLVADLAIEMGGAYPELEEAKDRVAQMLKAEEERFGETLETGMKVLEAQLAKDSTGIDGATAFTLYETYGFPPDLTADICRERNISFDQEGYDAALKESQELSRKGGKSIKDSKVEYAGEKNKFVGYDNLSHATAKIVALYTGGTAVQELTAGQSGIVVLDTTPFYAESGGQVGDQGTITAGAAAFNVDDTLKIQADVFGHHGTLSAGSLKVGDAVSADVDQGKRARTIRNHSATHLMHKALREVLGGHVAQKGSLVDADKTRFDFSHNAPLTAEQIAEVEAKVNKEILENHATKAQHMSFDDAVKHGAMALFGEKYGDEVRVLDIGTSKELCGGVHVQRTGDIGLFKIISESGVAAGIRRVEAVTGEGALALVQSMNRRLLEAAAALKSNPEELTARIGQVQDHVKALEKELAALKSKLASGQGDELVTQAVDVNGIKVLAATLDGADVARLRETMDKLKDKLKTAAIVLASVADGKVSLIAGVTADATSKVKAGELVNFVAQQVGGKGGGRPDMAQAGGTDPSGLPAALAGVAAWVGERASK, from the coding sequence ATGAAATCATCTGAAATCCGCGACAAATTCCTCAAGTTTTTTGAATCCAAGGGTCATTCGATTGTCCGTTCCAGCTCCCTGGTACCTGGCAACGACCCGACCTTGCTGCTGACCAACAGCGGCATGGTGCAATTCAAGGACGTGTTCACCGGCACCGACAGCCGTCCGTACACCCGCGCCACCTCCGTGCAGCGCTGCGTGCGCGCCGGCGGCAAGCACAACGATCTGGAAAACGTCGGCTACACCGCGCGCCACCACACCTTCTTCGAAATGCTGGGTAACTTCAGCTTCGGCGACTATTTCAAGCGCGACGCCATCAACTTCGCCTGGGAACTGCTGACCAAGGTTTACGGCCTGCCGGCAGAGAAGCTGACCGTGACCGTCTACATGGAAGATGACGAGGCCTACGATATCTGGGCCAACGAAGTGGGCGTGCCGAAAGAGCGCATCATCCGCATCGGCGACAACAAGGGTTCACGTTACGCTTCGGATAACTTCTGGCAGATGGCCGACACCGGCCCATGCGGCCCGTGCACCGAGATCTTCTACGACCACGGCGCCGACATTCCAGGCGGCCCGCCTGGCTCGCCGGACGAAGACGGCGACCGTTTCATCGAAATCTGGAACCTGGTGTTCATGCAGTTCAACCGCGACGAAGCGGGCGTGATGCACAAGCTGCCGAAGCCGTGCGTCGACACCGGCATGGGCATGGAGCGCCTGGCCGCCGTGCTGCAGCACGTGCATTCGAACTACGAGATCGACCTGTTCCAGGCCCTGATCAAGGCCGCCGCGCGCGAAACCGGCGCCACCGACCTGGAAAACAAGTCGCTGCGCGTGATCGCCGACCACATCCGCGCTTCGGCGTTCATGATCGTCGACGGCGTGATTCCGGGCAGCGAAGGCCGCGCCTACGTCCTGCGCCGCATCATCCGCCGCGCGCTGCGCCACGGCCACAAGCTGGGCCAGACCAAGCCGTTCTTCTACAAGCTGGTGGCCGACCTGGCGATCGAGATGGGCGGCGCCTATCCGGAGCTGGAAGAAGCCAAGGACCGCGTGGCGCAAATGTTGAAGGCCGAGGAAGAGCGTTTCGGCGAGACGCTGGAAACCGGCATGAAAGTATTGGAAGCCCAACTGGCCAAGGACAGCACCGGCATCGACGGCGCCACCGCCTTCACCCTGTACGAAACCTACGGCTTCCCGCCGGACCTGACGGCAGACATCTGCCGCGAGCGCAACATCAGCTTCGACCAGGAAGGCTATGACGCCGCCCTGAAGGAAAGCCAGGAACTGTCGCGCAAAGGCGGCAAGTCCATCAAGGACAGCAAGGTCGAATACGCGGGCGAGAAGAACAAATTCGTCGGTTACGACAACCTGAGCCACGCCACCGCCAAGATCGTCGCGCTGTACACGGGCGGCACCGCAGTGCAGGAACTGACGGCCGGCCAGTCGGGCATCGTGGTGCTGGACACCACGCCGTTCTACGCCGAATCGGGCGGCCAGGTCGGTGACCAGGGCACGATCACTGCCGGCGCCGCCGCCTTCAACGTCGACGACACGCTGAAAATCCAGGCCGACGTGTTCGGCCACCACGGCACCTTGTCCGCCGGTTCGCTCAAAGTGGGCGACGCGGTCAGCGCCGACGTCGACCAGGGCAAGCGCGCGCGCACCATCCGCAACCACTCGGCGACCCACCTGATGCACAAAGCCCTGCGCGAAGTGCTGGGCGGCCACGTGGCGCAAAAGGGCTCGCTGGTCGACGCGGACAAAACCCGTTTCGACTTCAGCCACAACGCGCCGCTGACGGCCGAGCAGATCGCCGAAGTGGAAGCCAAGGTCAATAAAGAGATCCTGGAAAACCACGCGACCAAGGCGCAGCACATGTCGTTCGACGACGCCGTCAAGCATGGCGCGATGGCGCTGTTCGGCGAGAAGTACGGCGACGAAGTGCGCGTGCTCGACATCGGCACCTCGAAAGAGCTGTGCGGCGGCGTCCACGTGCAGCGCACCGGCGACATCGGCCTGTTCAAGATCATCTCGGAAAGCGGCGTCGCCGCCGGTATCCGCCGCGTCGAAGCGGTGACCGGCGAGGGCGCGCTGGCGCTGGTGCAGTCGATGAACCGCCGCCTGCTGGAAGCGGCCGCCGCGCTGAAGTCGAATCCTGAAGAACTGACCGCACGTATCGGCCAGGTGCAGGACCATGTCAAGGCGCTGGAGAAGGAACTGGCCGCGCTGAAGTCGAAGCTGGCTTCTGGGCAGGGCGACGAGCTGGTCACGCAAGCGGTGGACGTCAACGGCATCAAGGTGCTGGCGGCCACGCTGGACGGCGCCGACGTGGCCCGCCTGCGCGAGACCATGGACAAGCTGAAGGACAAGCTGAAGACCGCGGCCATCGTGCTGGCAAGCGTCGCCGACGGCAAGGTCAGCCTGATCGCCGGCGTCACGGCGGACGCCACCTCCAAGGTCAAGGCCGGCGAGCTGGTGAACTTCGTTGCACAACAAGTGGGCGGAAAAGGCGGTGGTCGCCCCGATATGGCGCAGGCCGGCGGTACCGATCCGAGCGGCTTGCCGGCGGCGCTCGCCGGTGTGGCGGCGTGGGTGGGCGAGCGCGCTTCGAAATAA
- a CDS encoding CoA transferase, which translates to MTAQKALSHIRVLDLSRVLAGPWCSQNLADLGADVIKIERPGGGDDTRAWGPPYAKDADGNDTTEAAYYLAANRGKRSVTMDIASAEGQALLRELVKHCDVVLENYKVGQLKRYGLDYESLKAIKPDLVYCSVTGFGQDGPYAHRAGYDFLIQGMGGLMSVTGERDDLPGGGPQKAGVALTDLMTGMYATIAILAALTQRDRDGGGQYIDMALLDVQVAMLANMGSNYLNSGKPPKRWGNAHPNIVPYQTFACSDGYIIVATGNDGQYQKFVEAGGRGDLAFHERYATNPLRVKNRDELVPLLAAMVLTQPRDFWIDKLEAVGVPCGPINNLDDVYKNPQVLARELVMEVPHPTAGKVRLVRSPMRMSGAPADDESTLPPPLLGQHTDEVLRDLLGHSEADIATLRNKGVL; encoded by the coding sequence ATGACAGCTCAAAAAGCGTTAAGCCACATCCGCGTGCTCGACCTGAGCCGGGTGCTGGCCGGACCATGGTGCTCGCAGAACCTGGCCGACCTGGGCGCCGACGTCATCAAGATCGAACGTCCCGGCGGCGGCGACGACACCCGCGCCTGGGGCCCGCCCTACGCCAAAGACGCCGACGGCAACGACACCACCGAGGCCGCCTACTACCTGGCCGCCAACCGCGGCAAGCGCTCGGTCACGATGGACATCGCCAGCGCCGAAGGCCAGGCGCTGCTGCGCGAGCTGGTCAAGCATTGCGACGTGGTGCTGGAAAACTACAAGGTCGGCCAACTGAAACGCTACGGCCTCGATTACGAATCGCTCAAGGCGATCAAGCCCGACCTGGTCTACTGCTCGGTGACCGGCTTCGGCCAGGACGGCCCGTATGCGCACCGCGCCGGCTACGATTTCCTGATCCAGGGGATGGGCGGCTTGATGTCGGTGACCGGCGAGCGCGACGACCTGCCCGGCGGCGGCCCGCAAAAAGCCGGCGTCGCGCTGACCGACCTGATGACCGGCATGTACGCCACCATCGCCATTCTGGCCGCGCTGACCCAGCGCGACCGCGACGGCGGCGGCCAGTACATCGACATGGCGCTGCTGGACGTGCAGGTGGCGATGCTGGCCAACATGGGCAGCAATTACCTGAACAGCGGCAAGCCGCCCAAGCGCTGGGGCAACGCGCATCCGAACATCGTGCCGTATCAAACCTTCGCCTGCTCGGACGGCTACATCATCGTCGCCACCGGCAACGACGGCCAGTATCAAAAGTTTGTCGAAGCGGGCGGACGCGGCGACCTGGCCTTCCACGAGCGCTACGCCACCAATCCACTGCGCGTGAAAAACCGCGACGAGCTGGTGCCGCTGCTGGCCGCCATGGTGCTGACGCAACCCCGTGATTTCTGGATCGACAAGCTGGAGGCGGTCGGCGTGCCGTGCGGCCCGATCAACAACCTCGACGATGTCTATAAAAATCCGCAGGTGCTGGCGCGCGAACTGGTGATGGAAGTGCCGCACCCGACCGCCGGCAAGGTCAGGCTGGTGCGCAGCCCGATGCGCATGTCCGGCGCGCCGGCCGACGACGAGTCGACCCTGCCACCGCCGCTGCTGGGCCAGCACACCGACGAAGTACTGCGCGATTTGCTCGGCCACAGCGAAGCCGACATCGCCACCCTGCGCAACAAAGGAGTCCTTTAA
- a CDS encoding MFS transporter translates to MSSSIASASSLPLPPTPYGPAPRIAAGSAEFKRSNRAMFFGGFSCFALLYCVQPLMPLLSHEFALSAAQSSMVLSVSTAALALSLVASSAMSERLGRKPLMVAAMAIAALMTILSAFAHNYSQLLAMRALLGIALGGMPAIAMAYLGEEIEPTSLGLSMGLYISGSAFGGMAGRVITSVLSDHFSWRLAVGAVGVAGVLAAWEFWRSLPASRHFVPAGGGLRSMASGFKLHLSDRGMPWLFALAFLLMGAFVSLYNYIGYRLLGAPFGLNHSLVGAVSFLYLLGIYSSVWAGRLADRFGRRHVLWAVMAIMIVGLLLTLSNWLPLIVAGVALFTYGFFATHSVASSWVGRRATTSKALASALYLFFYYLGSSVIGSATGVMWGRGGWPGVVMVLGLALSLAMLVALRLRRLAPLGAAEK, encoded by the coding sequence ATGTCTTCAAGCATAGCTTCAGCATCCTCTTTACCCTTACCGCCGACGCCCTACGGGCCGGCGCCACGCATCGCCGCCGGCAGCGCCGAATTCAAACGCAGCAACCGTGCGATGTTCTTCGGCGGCTTTTCCTGTTTCGCGCTGCTGTACTGCGTGCAGCCGCTGATGCCCTTGCTATCCCACGAATTCGCCTTGAGCGCCGCGCAGAGCAGCATGGTCCTGTCGGTATCGACCGCCGCGCTGGCCTTGTCGCTGGTGGCGTCGAGCGCCATGTCCGAGCGCCTGGGCCGCAAGCCGCTGATGGTAGCGGCGATGGCGATCGCCGCGCTGATGACAATATTGAGCGCGTTCGCCCACAACTATTCGCAACTGCTGGCGATGCGCGCGCTGCTGGGCATCGCGCTGGGCGGCATGCCGGCCATTGCCATGGCCTACCTGGGCGAGGAGATCGAGCCGACCTCGCTCGGGCTGTCGATGGGCCTGTACATCAGCGGCAGCGCTTTCGGCGGCATGGCGGGGCGGGTCATCACCTCTGTGCTGAGCGACCATTTTTCGTGGCGCCTGGCGGTGGGCGCGGTGGGCGTCGCCGGCGTGCTGGCGGCGTGGGAATTCTGGCGCAGCCTGCCGGCTTCGCGTCACTTCGTGCCGGCCGGCGGCGGCCTGCGCTCGATGGCCTCGGGTTTCAAACTGCATCTGTCCGATCGCGGCATGCCGTGGCTGTTCGCGCTGGCTTTCCTGCTGATGGGCGCGTTCGTCAGCCTGTACAACTACATCGGCTATCGCCTGCTGGGCGCGCCGTTCGGCTTGAACCATAGCCTGGTCGGCGCCGTGTCGTTCCTGTATCTGCTGGGGATCTACAGTTCGGTCTGGGCCGGGCGCCTGGCCGATCGCTTCGGCCGCCGCCACGTGTTGTGGGCGGTGATGGCCATCATGATCGTCGGCTTGCTGCTGACCTTGTCCAACTGGCTGCCGCTGATCGTGGCCGGCGTGGCGCTGTTCACCTACGGTTTCTTCGCCACGCACTCGGTCGCCAGCAGCTGGGTCGGTCGGCGCGCGACCACCAGCAAGGCGCTGGCGTCGGCGCTGTACCTGTTCTTCTACTACCTTGGTTCGAGCGTGATCGGTTCGGCCACCGGCGTCATGTGGGGCCGCGGCGGCTGGCCCGGCGTGGTGATGGTGCTGGGCCTGGCGCTGTCGCTGGCGATGCTGGTGGCGTTGCGGCTGCGCCGTCTGGCGCCGCTGGGCGCGGCGGAAAAATAA
- the ugpQ gene encoding glycerophosphodiester phosphodiesterase, with the protein MWPYPKIVAHRGGGTLAPENTVAGLRAGLAYGFHAVEFDVMLSRDGIGMVMHDPDFGRTVAGRGSVPDTDAIDLAAMDAGAWFGPQFKDEPVPYYTQFIDYCKAQRIWMNVEIKPADGFEVETGRWVAKVTRDSYAVEIAAGDPAAVPLLSSFSFAALAAARDAAPYLPRGYLLDRIPDDWQAQARELGAVAIHTNHKHLTSDLARAIKAAGYGLFCYTVNEPERGREILSWGVDGFCTDRIDLIGPTFA; encoded by the coding sequence ATGTGGCCGTATCCTAAAATTGTTGCACATCGCGGCGGCGGGACCCTGGCGCCTGAAAACACGGTCGCCGGCCTGCGCGCGGGCCTGGCTTACGGCTTCCATGCCGTCGAGTTCGACGTGATGCTGTCGCGCGACGGCATCGGCATGGTCATGCACGATCCCGACTTCGGCCGCACGGTGGCGGGCCGGGGCAGCGTGCCGGACACCGACGCCATCGACCTGGCTGCCATGGACGCGGGCGCCTGGTTCGGCCCGCAGTTCAAGGACGAACCGGTGCCGTATTACACGCAATTCATCGATTACTGCAAGGCCCAGCGCATCTGGATGAACGTGGAAATCAAGCCGGCCGACGGTTTTGAGGTGGAAACGGGCCGCTGGGTGGCCAAGGTAACCCGCGACAGCTACGCCGTCGAGATCGCCGCCGGCGACCCGGCCGCCGTCCCCTTGTTGTCATCGTTCAGCTTTGCCGCCTTGGCGGCCGCCCGCGACGCCGCCCCCTACCTGCCGCGCGGCTACTTGCTGGACCGGATTCCCGACGACTGGCAGGCGCAGGCGCGGGAGTTGGGCGCGGTCGCCATCCATACCAACCACAAGCATCTGACCAGCGACCTGGCGCGGGCGATCAAGGCCGCCGGCTATGGCTTGTTTTGCTATACCGTCAACGAGCCCGAGCGGGGCAGGGAGATCCTGTCCTGGGGCGTGGACGGCTTTTGCACCGACCGCATCGATCTGATCGGGCCAACGTTTGCCTGA
- a CDS encoding EAL domain-containing protein has protein sequence MDSHQYSAHLRDTEQQPLEQFFAHSPYFAFSIDEGGKLLWLNGHTRSALGPVADGTPAAALYATWSVPMFKDEALPTARARGYWRGELELVGAGGVPHMVTQTVEWRRATAHQPGHYLCLSYPLDDYDVFESRLRFKHLFEAHPQPMWVYDLHTLQFLVVNAAAVAHYGYTEAEFLQMTIKDIRPPEQHARLESNLASAPVKGAERAGSWTHIKRDGSHIEVEISSHSVTIAGHPSRFVVAHDVTEQLQMAAELHASRELKNLVINQIPHQIFWKGLDGNYLGGNQVFAHAAGLASTTQVPGKRDEQMPWAHNAEAIRAEDAAIVATGRPQLDYQDHMTLADGSVHWFLISKLPFHDQYGNIIGVLGMIEDITERKQNEMMLQLRRRALDASVNAIVITAHGPDGDVIEYANPAFARLFGHSGAEANGRRLELMLGHEQHNDDGEALRAALQSRQEVTLLMGARHRDGTPLWTQLHLAPVHTGAEITHHVCVLTDLTETINYQAQLEHQASHDALTGLPNRALFGDRMAQAISYAQRYGHSVWVAFIDLDNFKLVNDSEGHQAGDELLCTIGARLSACLDTSDTVARLGGDEFLLLMPDADGRPMSLLLEQVLDAVGAPVALGKQLFTVTCSIGVSVYPNDGAEPQQLLKHADIAMYRAKEAGRNQIQFYEAAMHTRIAERTMIEAELRHALPRNELSLQYQPKVDLRSGAVVGMEALLRWRHPAMGMVSPARFIGVAEETGMIVAIGRWVLRAACAQNKAWQAAGLTPLRVAVNLSARQFRDPALAGEILAALSDSGLEAQYLELELTESLMMHNVGEAVAVVEQLKRLGIALSIDDFGTGYSSLAYLKQFPVDYLKIDQSFTREMLTEPKVAAIVRSVLALGHSLGFKVIAEGVETEAQLAYLRRHGCDEMQGYFFSRPLPPDDFAELLRQERGLAPQPSVAPRPQQTLLLLDDEPSIRASLKRLFRVDGYDILGAETPEQAFDLLAMNEVQVVISEQQMPGMNGTEFLSRVKNLYPGTIRIILSGSADLESVLNAINRGEIYRFYTKPWDDQTLRENIQEAFAYHRLLHADQGKV, from the coding sequence ATGGACAGCCACCAGTATTCCGCACACCTCCGCGACACCGAACAGCAGCCGTTGGAGCAGTTTTTCGCCCATAGTCCTTATTTCGCTTTTTCGATCGACGAAGGCGGCAAGCTGCTGTGGCTCAACGGCCACACGCGCTCGGCGCTCGGCCCCGTCGCGGACGGGACGCCGGCCGCCGCGCTGTATGCGACCTGGTCGGTGCCTATGTTCAAGGACGAGGCGCTGCCGACGGCGCGCGCGCGCGGCTACTGGCGCGGCGAGCTCGAGCTTGTCGGCGCCGGCGGCGTGCCGCACATGGTCACGCAAACGGTCGAATGGCGCCGCGCCACGGCGCACCAGCCCGGACACTACCTGTGCCTGTCGTACCCGCTCGACGACTACGACGTGTTCGAGTCGCGGCTGCGCTTCAAGCACCTGTTCGAAGCCCACCCGCAACCGATGTGGGTGTATGACTTGCATACGCTGCAGTTCCTGGTCGTCAACGCCGCCGCCGTCGCCCACTACGGCTACACGGAGGCCGAATTCCTGCAGATGACGATCAAGGACATCCGTCCGCCCGAACAGCACGCACGGCTGGAAAGCAACCTGGCCAGCGCCCCGGTCAAGGGCGCCGAGCGCGCCGGCAGCTGGACCCACATCAAGCGCGACGGCAGCCATATCGAAGTGGAAATCTCGTCGCACTCGGTGACCATCGCCGGCCATCCGTCGCGCTTCGTCGTCGCGCACGACGTCACCGAACAATTGCAGATGGCGGCCGAGCTGCACGCCTCGCGCGAACTGAAGAACCTGGTCATCAACCAGATCCCGCACCAGATTTTCTGGAAGGGACTCGACGGCAACTACCTCGGCGGCAACCAAGTCTTCGCCCATGCGGCCGGGCTCGCCAGCACCACGCAAGTGCCCGGCAAGCGCGACGAGCAAATGCCGTGGGCGCACAACGCCGAGGCCATCCGCGCCGAGGATGCCGCCATCGTCGCCACCGGCCGGCCACAGCTGGACTACCAGGACCACATGACCCTGGCCGACGGCTCGGTGCACTGGTTCCTGATCAGCAAGCTGCCGTTCCACGACCAGTACGGCAACATCATCGGCGTGCTCGGCATGATCGAGGACATCACCGAGCGCAAACAAAACGAAATGATGCTGCAACTGCGGAGGCGCGCGCTCGACGCCAGCGTCAACGCCATCGTCATCACCGCACACGGCCCGGACGGCGACGTGATTGAATACGCCAATCCCGCCTTCGCCCGGCTGTTCGGCCACAGCGGCGCCGAAGCCAATGGCCGGCGCCTGGAACTGATGCTCGGCCACGAGCAGCACAACGACGACGGCGAGGCCCTGCGCGCGGCGCTGCAGTCGCGCCAGGAGGTGACGTTGCTGATGGGCGCGCGCCATCGCGACGGCACCCCGCTGTGGACCCAGCTGCACCTGGCGCCGGTGCACACCGGCGCCGAGATCACCCACCACGTCTGCGTGCTGACCGACCTGACCGAAACCATCAACTACCAGGCACAGCTGGAGCACCAGGCCAGCCACGACGCGCTGACCGGCCTGCCCAACCGGGCGCTGTTCGGCGACCGCATGGCGCAGGCGATCAGCTACGCCCAGCGCTACGGCCACAGCGTGTGGGTCGCGTTCATCGACCTCGACAACTTCAAGCTGGTCAACGACAGCGAAGGCCACCAGGCCGGCGACGAGCTGCTGTGCACCATCGGCGCGCGCCTGAGCGCCTGCCTCGACACCAGCGACACCGTCGCCCGGCTCGGCGGCGACGAGTTCCTGCTGCTGATGCCGGACGCCGACGGCCGCCCCATGTCACTCCTGCTCGAACAAGTGCTCGACGCCGTCGGCGCGCCGGTGGCGCTGGGCAAACAGCTGTTCACCGTCACCTGCAGCATCGGCGTCAGCGTCTACCCCAACGACGGCGCCGAACCGCAGCAACTGCTCAAGCATGCCGACATCGCCATGTACCGCGCCAAGGAGGCCGGCCGCAACCAGATCCAGTTCTACGAGGCGGCCATGCACACCCGCATCGCCGAGCGCACGATGATCGAGGCCGAGCTGCGCCACGCGCTGCCGCGCAACGAGCTCAGTCTGCAGTACCAGCCCAAGGTGGATTTGCGCAGCGGCGCCGTGGTGGGCATGGAAGCGCTGCTGCGCTGGCGCCATCCGGCCATGGGCATGGTGTCGCCGGCGCGCTTCATCGGCGTGGCCGAGGAGACCGGCATGATCGTGGCGATCGGCCGCTGGGTGCTGCGCGCCGCCTGCGCGCAGAACAAGGCCTGGCAAGCGGCCGGGCTGACGCCGCTGCGGGTGGCCGTCAACCTGTCGGCGCGCCAGTTCCGCGATCCGGCGCTGGCCGGCGAGATCCTGGCGGCCCTGTCCGACAGCGGCCTGGAGGCGCAATACCTGGAGCTGGAGCTGACCGAGAGCCTGATGATGCACAACGTCGGCGAGGCGGTGGCGGTGGTCGAGCAGCTCAAGCGGCTCGGCATCGCGCTGTCGATCGACGACTTCGGCACCGGCTACTCGAGCCTGGCCTATCTAAAACAGTTCCCGGTCGATTACCTGAAGATCGACCAATCCTTCACGCGCGAGATGCTGACCGAGCCGAAGGTGGCCGCGATCGTGCGCTCGGTGCTGGCGCTCGGCCACAGCCTGGGCTTCAAGGTGATCGCCGAAGGCGTCGAAACCGAGGCGCAGCTGGCCTACCTGCGGCGTCATGGCTGCGACGAGATGCAAGGCTACTTCTTCAGCCGGCCGCTGCCGCCGGACGACTTCGCCGAACTGCTGCGGCAGGAGCGCGGGCTGGCGCCGCAACCGAGCGTGGCGCCGCGGCCGCAGCAAACCTTGCTGCTGCTGGACGACGAACCGTCGATCCGCGCGTCGCTCAAGCGCCTGTTCCGGGTCGACGGCTACGATATCCTCGGCGCCGAGACACCCGAGCAGGCGTTCGACCTGCTTGCCATGAATGAAGTGCAAGTGGTCATCAGCGAGCAGCAGATGCCCGGCATGAACGGCACCGAATTCCTCAGCCGGGTAAAGAACCTGTACCCGGGCACGATACGCATCATCCTGTCCGGCTCCGCCGATCTGGAATCGGTGCTCAACGCCATCAACCGTGGCGAGATCTACCGCTTCTACACGAAGCCGTGGGACGACCAGACCTTGCGAGAAAACATACAGGAAGCTTTCGCATACCACCGGCTGCTGCATGCCGATCAGGGGAAGGTATGA
- a CDS encoding GNAT family N-acetyltransferase encodes MSSNVSLEEITGHNFEAFMEMELPEHQRDFIASNAFSIAQAKFYADYIPRGIYCDGEPAGFLLYDRQSNDNPGEYGIYRFMVDFPQQGKGIGRRAMALLLDELKAKPDVKLITICYKPGNLAARTFYQSFGFEETGLDEIGEMIAVIKVAD; translated from the coding sequence ATGAGCAGCAACGTATCGTTGGAAGAAATTACCGGTCACAACTTCGAGGCGTTCATGGAGATGGAGCTGCCCGAGCACCAGCGCGACTTCATCGCCAGCAATGCGTTTTCGATCGCGCAAGCCAAGTTCTACGCCGATTACATCCCGCGCGGTATCTATTGCGACGGCGAGCCGGCCGGCTTCCTGCTGTACGACCGCCAGTCGAACGACAATCCGGGCGAGTACGGCATCTACCGCTTCATGGTGGACTTCCCGCAACAAGGCAAAGGCATCGGCCGGCGCGCGATGGCGCTGCTGCTGGACGAGCTCAAGGCCAAGCCGGACGTCAAGCTGATCACGATCTGCTACAAGCCGGGCAACCTCGCCGCGCGGACGTTCTACCAAAGCTTTGGCTTCGAGGAAACCGGCCTCGACGAGATCGGCGAGATGATCGCGGTGATCAAGGTGGCGGATTAA
- a CDS encoding CopG family ribbon-helix-helix protein, producing the protein MAATIARPMSIKLDPDTRARLEQLAQSRRRTPHWMLREAVAQYVEREEKREAFKQDTLKAWEEYQTSGLHVTADEADAWLAQLADGNDIEPPECHD; encoded by the coding sequence ATGGCCGCTACAATTGCCCGCCCCATGTCGATCAAGCTTGACCCCGATACTCGCGCCCGTCTTGAGCAACTAGCGCAGTCGCGCCGCAGGACTCCGCACTGGATGCTTCGCGAGGCCGTCGCACAATATGTCGAGCGGGAGGAGAAGCGTGAAGCATTCAAACAGGATACGCTTAAGGCGTGGGAGGAGTATCAAACCTCCGGATTGCATGTCACAGCGGACGAGGCCGACGCTTGGCTGGCGCAGCTGGCCGATGGCAACGACATCGAACCACCCGAATGTCACGACTGA
- a CDS encoding LysR family transcriptional regulator, with protein sequence MELRHLRYFVAVAEELSFTRAAERLHIGQPPLSHQIQMLEAEVGAQLLERSKRWVRLTEAGKLFLDDARRVLVLSEQAVQTARRAERGEAGELRVGFTFSTPLTPLFATVINRYRQRYPGVTLTLHERSTLAQINALASRELDLGLVRPPESALPEAVMTTELRRDPLVMVLPEEHPLAARETLRISDLEGQPLVMYPKTAGTGIHPQIFRLCRAAGFEPTIAMEAGEASTMAGLVAAGFGIAVLPSSFDIIRLSGVLYRPLADQDATTALLLAQRKDEISPLVAAFRAIALEAASG encoded by the coding sequence TTGGAACTACGTCATTTGCGCTACTTCGTCGCCGTCGCCGAGGAGCTGAGCTTTACCCGCGCGGCCGAGCGTCTGCACATCGGCCAGCCGCCGCTGAGCCATCAGATCCAGATGCTGGAAGCCGAAGTGGGCGCGCAGCTGCTGGAGCGTAGCAAACGCTGGGTGCGCCTGACTGAGGCGGGAAAACTGTTCCTGGACGATGCGCGGCGCGTGCTGGTGCTGTCGGAGCAGGCGGTGCAGACGGCGCGCCGTGCCGAGCGCGGCGAGGCCGGGGAATTGCGGGTCGGCTTCACGTTTTCTACGCCGCTGACGCCGCTGTTCGCGACCGTCATCAACCGCTACCGCCAGCGCTATCCCGGCGTTACCTTGACCCTGCACGAGCGATCGACCCTGGCGCAGATCAACGCGCTGGCCAGCCGCGAGCTCGATCTGGGGCTGGTGCGGCCGCCGGAGTCGGCACTGCCCGAGGCGGTGATGACGACCGAGTTGCGGCGCGATCCGCTGGTGATGGTGCTGCCGGAGGAGCATCCGCTGGCGGCCAGGGAAACCTTGCGGATCAGCGATCTGGAGGGGCAGCCGCTGGTGATGTATCCGAAGACGGCCGGCACCGGCATTCATCCGCAGATTTTCCGGCTGTGCCGCGCGGCGGGCTTCGAGCCGACCATCGCCATGGAAGCCGGCGAGGCGTCGACGATGGCGGGACTGGTGGCGGCGGGTTTCGGGATCGCGGTGCTGCCGAGTTCGTTCGACATCATCCGCTTGAGCGGGGTGCTGTACCGGCCGCTGGCCGACCAGGACGCCACCACGGCGCTGCTGCTGGCGCAGCGAAAAGATGAGATATCGCCGCTGGTGGCGGCGTTCAGGGCGATCGCGCTGGAGGCGGCGAGCGGGTGA